The following is a genomic window from Aquificota bacterium.
GAACTTCTGATAAGGCTATCATAGGACCAACATCTGTTTCCTCTTGCATAGGATCACCCACCTTTAGCCTGCTTACAGCCTCTTCAAGCTCCTTTAAGTACTCTTCAAAGAGGTCCTCATGAACAAAGACCCTTTGCACCGATATGCAAACCTGCCCAGCTATGGCATAGCCTCCCAGCACGGTCTTCTGCACCGCTTTTTTTAGGTCCCCATCCTTGTGTAGCACTATGGCCGAATTGGAACCAAGCTCCAGCACAACTTTTTTAATGCCTGCCTGCCTTGTGATGATCTCGCCTATTTTTCTGCTTCCGGTAAAAGATACCACCCTAACGTCGGGATGCGTTGTCATAGCCTTTCCCACATCACCATAGCCTGGGAGTATGCTAAGGGCCTTGGGAGGAAGGCCGGCTTCTAACAGCACCTCACCAAGCATAAGAGGTGTCAGAGGTGTTCTCTCAGAAGGCTTTAAAATCACCGCATTACCACAAGCAAGAGCCGGGGCCACCTTATGCATAGAAAGGTTCAAAGGGAAGTTAAAGGGTGTTATGGCGGAGACTATGCCCACAGGCTCGCGCATGTAAAAGCCCACCTTACCTTTTCCGTTGGGGTGGGCATCTATGGGAATGACCTCACCACCTATTCTTTTTGCCTCCTCCGCAGAAAAGATCAAGGTTTGTATGGCCCTTTGGACCTCTGTGCGTGCCTCTCTTATGGTTTTTCCCACCTCAAGCACAAGGGTCTTGGCAAACTCCTCTGCCCTTGCGCTAAGTATTTGGCTTGCCTTCATGAGTATTTGATACCTTTCGTAGGGAGTAAGGGAAGATATCTCTTCAAAGCCCTCCTTTGCCAGCTCTATTGCCTTGTATACATCTTGTTCATCCGCCTTTGATACTTCTGCTACCTTTTCTCCTGTGTATGGATATACAACAGGAAGCCTTTCTTCCTTTGAGACCCACTGTCCACCTAATAAAAGCTCTGTCCTCATAGGTTATAATTTTAAATCCACCATGCTTAGTCCGGAAGAACAACTAAAGCTCATAAAACAAGGAACTGTGGAGATAATAGAGGAAGAGGAACTTTTAAAGAAGTTAAAGGAAGGAAGGCCTCTACGCATAAAGGCTGGCTTTGACCCCACCGCCCCAGACCTTCATTTGGGACACACGGTCCTTTTGCAAAAGCTCCGCCAATTTCAACAGCTTGGGCATGAGGTCTACTTTGTTATAGGCGACTTTACAGCCATGATAGGAGACCCCACGGGAAGAAGCGAGACAAGACCGCCACTAAGCAGGGAAGAGGTGCTTGAGAACGCAAAGACATACGAACATCAAGTCTTTAAGGTGCTTATACCAGAAAAGACAAACATCGTCTTTAACAGCACATGGCTCTCAAACCTTGGAACGGAGGGCATAATAAAGCTTGCCGGCCAATACACGGTGGCAAGGATGCTGGAAAGGGATGACTTTTCAAAGCGCTTTAAAGAGGGCATTCCAATTTACATACACGAGTTTTTATACCCATTGCTTCAAGGCTACGACAGTGTTTTCTTAAAGGCTGATGTGGAGCTTGGTGGCACAGACCAAAAGTTTAACCTACTTGTGGGAAGGGACCTCCAAAGGGCCTATGGACAAGAGCCTCAGGTGTGTATTACTTTGCCTTTGCTTGTGGGCCTTGACGGTGTAAGAAAGATGTCCAAATCCTACGGCAACTACATAGGCATAACGGAAAGGCCAGAGGATATGTTTGGAAAGGTTATGTCCATATCGGATGAACTCATGTGGGACTACTACTTGCTTTTGACAGACTACACTCAAGAGGAGATAGATGAGTTTAAGAAAAGCCTCCATCCTATGGAGGCAAAAAAGAGGCTTGCCCACTACATAGTCTCACGCTACCACTCTAAGGAAGAGGCGGACAGGGCCCTTGAGTTCTTTGAAAGGACCTTCTCAAAAAGGGAATTTCCAAAAGATGCACCGGTTATAGAGGTAAAAAGGGGCTACCGCCAAAAGGCCTATGAACTCCTTGTTGAACTTGGCATTGAGCCTTCTAAAAACTCTGCAAGAAGGCTCATAGAAGGTGGTGGCCTAAAGATAAATGGAAATAAAATAGAGGACCCAAACCACGAGATAGATGTATTAGAAGAACTCCAGATGCAAGTGGGCAAAAAAAGGTTTTACAGGATTGTGCCTACGGAGATGACTTGACTATTTTTACCTTGCTCCAGTCAATAGGCTCAAAGCCTATGGATTCGGCGTAGCTCTTTGCTGTCTTATAATTTATTAGCTCTTCTATCTGGGCCTTTAATTTTAAGGATTTTTCCTTTTCCCTCTTTAGCTCGGCAACCTTTTTAGCATAGTCCTTAGAGAGGTCTATGGTGTAAGCAGAGTATAAAAGGTTTATCCCTAAAAACATAAGGCTAAGCCAGAGGTATCTCATGGCTTTTCTCCCGCCCTCAGTTTTGCACTTCTGCTTGCTGGATTTTCCCTCACCTCTTCCATATTAGGGGTTATCGGCTTTTTTGTCAATACCTTTAGATGGTTTTTAATGAAATTTTTAACTATCCTGTCCTCAAGGGAGTGGAAGGATATGACCACAAGCCTACCGCCAGACTTTAAAAAATCAAGGGTTTTATGCAGGGCTGTGTTTAAAGCAGTTAGCTCTTGATTGACCTCTATCCTTATAGCTTGAAAGATCCTTGTGGCTGGATGTATTTTCCCTACTTTGTAAGGAAGAACAGAAGCTACTATCTTTACCAACTCTCCTGTGGTTTCTATGGGCTTTTTCGTCCTTGCAAGCACAATGGCCTTTGCCACCCTCTTGGCATATGGCTCCTCTCCATACTCTCTGAATATCCTCTCAAGCTCCCTCTCCGAGTAGGTGTTTACCACTTGGTAGGCTGTAAGCCTGTCCTCTGGGTTCATCCTCATGTCCAAAGGTTCATCCCTTTGAAAAGAAAACCCCCTTGGACTCCTTAGCTGTAGCATGGAGACCCCAAGGTCAAACAGAAAACCATCCACCTGAGAGACACCTTCCATACGGAGGACCTCATCAAGGTCTGAGAAGTTGGCATGGTAAAGGCTAAACCTACCCTCAAAGTCTTTTAGGTTTTCCTCCGCTATCTCAAGGGCATGGGGGTCTCTGTCTATGCCTATTAGGAAGGCTTTTGGATTCTTTTCAAGTATCTTCTTTGCGTGGCCTCCAAGGCCTACGGTGCAATCCACATAGAGTGTTCCACCGTTGCCCAAAAGAAGGTCTACCGCTGGTTCAAGCAATACGGGCACATGCATCAAAATAGGCTCATCTGTTTTATGGGTGAAAAGCTTTTCCTATGAATGGGGCTTTCTTTGTATAGGCTTAGGGCTTTTAGATGCTCTCTTGTAGCATAGCCCTTGTGCTTTGCAAAGTTATACTGGGGGTAGATTTTGTGGTAATGCTCCATTATTCTGTCTCTTAGGACCTTTGCCACCACACTGGCGCAGGCACAGCTAAGGCTTTTTTCATCACCTTTAACAAGGGCTATGCATTCATAGCCTTCCACAGGAAGATAATCACTTATTACCACATGGAAGTTATGCTTTAGGTCCTCTAATGCTCTCTTGAAGGCAATTTGGTTTGCCCTGAGTATGCCTACCCTGTCTATTAGGCTTGAATCAACCACAGCAGTGCCTATGGCCAAGGCCTT
Proteins encoded in this region:
- a CDS encoding ribonuclease HII: MIEYEKPYWEKGLLVAGVDEAGRGPLAGPIVACAVILPPFTEPFIDKDSKGMSQKEREEAYEIIKSKALAIGTAVVDSSLIDRVGILRANQIAFKRALEDLKHNFHVVISDYLPVEGYECIALVKGDEKSLSCACASVVAKVLRDRIMEHYHKIYPQYNFAKHKGYATREHLKALSLYKESPIHRKSFSPIKQMSLF
- a CDS encoding aldehyde dehydrogenase family protein — encoded protein: MRTELLLGGQWVSKEERLPVVYPYTGEKVAEVSKADEQDVYKAIELAKEGFEEISSLTPYERYQILMKASQILSARAEEFAKTLVLEVGKTIREARTEVQRAIQTLIFSAEEAKRIGGEVIPIDAHPNGKGKVGFYMREPVGIVSAITPFNFPLNLSMHKVAPALACGNAVILKPSERTPLTPLMLGEVLLEAGLPPKALSILPGYGDVGKAMTTHPDVRVVSFTGSRKIGEIITRQAGIKKVVLELGSNSAIVLHKDGDLKKAVQKTVLGGYAIAGQVCISVQRVFVHEDLFEEYLKELEEAVSRLKVGDPMQEETDVGPMIALSEVQRVQEWIDEALQEGARLITGGVSCGDKVSSVLSPTIVSLVPTNVRLFREEAFAPVVVVNPYRDVEEAIRMVNDSEYGLQVGVFTRDINVAWEFIRKVKAGGVLINEGPNFRADHMPYGGVKYSGIGREGPRFAVEDYTEIKMVIFDLT
- a CDS encoding tyrosine--tRNA ligase translates to MLSPEEQLKLIKQGTVEIIEEEELLKKLKEGRPLRIKAGFDPTAPDLHLGHTVLLQKLRQFQQLGHEVYFVIGDFTAMIGDPTGRSETRPPLSREEVLENAKTYEHQVFKVLIPEKTNIVFNSTWLSNLGTEGIIKLAGQYTVARMLERDDFSKRFKEGIPIYIHEFLYPLLQGYDSVFLKADVELGGTDQKFNLLVGRDLQRAYGQEPQVCITLPLLVGLDGVRKMSKSYGNYIGITERPEDMFGKVMSISDELMWDYYLLLTDYTQEEIDEFKKSLHPMEAKKRLAHYIVSRYHSKEEADRALEFFERTFSKREFPKDAPVIEVKRGYRQKAYELLVELGIEPSKNSARRLIEGGGLKINGNKIEDPNHEIDVLEELQMQVGKKRFYRIVPTEMT
- the rsmH gene encoding 16S rRNA (cytosine(1402)-N(4))-methyltransferase RsmH; this translates as MHVPVLLEPAVDLLLGNGGTLYVDCTVGLGGHAKKILEKNPKAFLIGIDRDPHALEIAEENLKDFEGRFSLYHANFSDLDEVLRMEGVSQVDGFLFDLGVSMLQLRSPRGFSFQRDEPLDMRMNPEDRLTAYQVVNTYSERELERIFREYGEEPYAKRVAKAIVLARTKKPIETTGELVKIVASVLPYKVGKIHPATRIFQAIRIEVNQELTALNTALHKTLDFLKSGGRLVVISFHSLEDRIVKNFIKNHLKVLTKKPITPNMEEVRENPASRSAKLRAGEKP